The genomic window TGGTGTCACACGTATCCGAATGAGCTATCACCTCCATCAAGTTCGGTGGTGGGCCAGTCGGGATGCCTCTGCTTCTCCTGCTCTCATCAAACGCCGTCCGGCCTGGTACAGGTCCAGATTTCCGGCGGGTGTGGACTGGTCCGGCAGGGTCAGCACGTCCTCGAAACCGATGCGGCTCTCAAAGCCCAGAGCGGCGGCGCGGCGCAGAAGCGGCCAGGTCGCGTCGTCGATTCCATGCGCCAGCCGGGGCAGGTCGGGGCGGAAGTCATTCAGGGCGCCTAGCAGGATAGTCAATTCGGCGTGGGCCGTGTCGGGGTCGCCAGAGAGCGGTTCCAGCAGGACGCGCCGCCAGCTCAGGTGCTGGAGCGTGCGGAACTTCTGCACGTCAGCGGGCGTCCACAGCCCCGCTTCCAGGGCGACGCCCCGTGCCTCCGCCAGCGCCAGCACGTCGTCTATGCCGGTTTCGGACAGGTTGACGCAGAGGGTGTCGGGCCACGCTGTCCATCCGGCAACCAGTCGGGCACGTTCGGCAGGCGTGGCGGCTATGCCCTCGGCGGTGCTGATGGCGAGTTCCGCGTCGGGACAGACCGCACGAATGGCGTGCAGCGTGTCGGCCACCGCTTCCGGCGCCAGGGTCTGCTGGCCGCCCCGGTAGACGTGCAGGTGAAAGGCCCGCGCCCCCGCCGCGAACAGTTGCGCCACGTCGCGGGTGAGTTCGGCGGGGGTGTGGGGCACCGCCGGGTGCTCGGCCTGGCTGCGCGCCCCGTTGAGGCAGACTTGCAAAGAAGGCACGCTTACCCCAGCGGCGGCAGGTTGCGGCGTTCGTAGAAGGCGGGCGGGGTCACGCCGAGTTCGCGCAGGTACACGTAGCCCTGGCCCCGGTGGTGGACCTCGTTGTCAATCAAATACATCACGCTCATCAGCGGCGACATCTTCCCGAAGGGGGTGGTGGCCGGGGTCGCCCACATCTCAGTGCTTACCTGCGGCACTTCGGCGCCCAGCTCGGCAGTCAACTTGTCCCACCACGCGAGCAGCTCGGCGCGGCCCGGCAGCTCCTTTTTCTGGTCGTTCTCGTCCCAGGTCGGCTGACCCCGCCGGAACCAGTCGAGCTGGTACTCCACCATGCCCGCCAGTTCGCAGGCCATCGCCTGAAAGGGGCGCATGTCGGGGGCGTGGTGGGCGGCAAAGCCCTCCTCCGGGAAAGCCTCGATGACCCGGCGGGTCAGGTCGCGGTGGCCCTGCCAGTGGGCGAGCAGTTCGGCGGGAGACAGCAGCAGTTTGTCGCTCATTTCCTTTTCCTCCTGATGGACTCAGCGTAAAAGCGATTCCCGACAGGACATGACGTATTTCGCAATGGGGTCGGCTCCCTCCCCGGTTCAACGTCCTTAGACTGGGGCATGTCCGACCTGAAACTGGTGCTGCATGTCTCCGAAGCCGACCGCTGGCACGCCGTGCTGAGCAACCTCGTCAACCTGACCGCGTTGGAGGACCGGCCCGAGGTGCGCGTGGTGGTCAACGGCTCGGCGGTGTACGTGCTGCAAGGCGAACACGACCAGCTCGCGCAGATGGCGAAAGCGGCAGCGGCGGGCGTGACCTTTCAGATTTGCAATAACTCGCTCAGGGCGCACGACATCCCGGCGGCCAACCTGCCGAACTGGGCGCAGACGGTCCCGGCGGGCGTGCTGGCGCTGGCGGAGGCGCAGCGGGGCGGCTTTGCGTACATCAAGCCGTGACCTACGACCCCTCGCTGCGGGTGCTGACCGTGCTGGAGCTGCTTCAGGCGCGCGAGGAAGTCACGGGCGCCGAGCTCGCGCGGCGGCTGGAGGTCAGCCCGCGCACCGTGCAGCGCTACGTGGCCCGCTTGCAGGACCTGGGGATTCCGGTGGAGGGCCGCCGGGGAGTGGGCGGCGCGTACCGCCTGAAACCCGGCTTTCGCCTGCCGCCGCTGATGTTTACCGGCGAGGAGGCACTTGCGCTCGCGCTGGGGCTGCGTGCGCTGCAACACCTCGGCCTGAGCGACCTGCTGCCCGCCGCCGAGGTGGCCGGCGCCAAGCTCTCGCGCACGCTGCCGCCGGAACTGCGCGACACAGTGGCGGCGCTGGAGCAGGTCGCGCAGCTCAGCGTCTCGCCCTGGGTGACGAGCACCGACGCCCGGCTGCTGACCACGCTGTTTCAGGCAGCGCGTGAGGGGCAGCGGGCCGAGCTGACCTACCGCTCCGGCGCGGCGCAGCACACCGAGCGCGAGGTGGAGGTCTACCGCGTGGTGCACGTGGACGGACGCTGGTACGCGGTGGGCCACTGCCGACTGCGCGGGGCGCTGCGCTGTTTCCGGCTCGACCGCATCGAAACGTGTCGGCTGCGCGAAGAAACGTTCACGCCGCCCGCCGACTTCGACGCGCTCGCCTTTTTGCAGCAGGAACTGCCCGCCGCCCATCCTTACGAAATCAGCGTGTGGCTCGCGGCGCCGCCTGAGCACCTGCGCGGCGCGGTGTCCGTCTGGCACACCGACCTTCGTGCCGAGGAGGACGGCACCCGCATGACCTGTCAGCGTGAGAACCTGCACAGCTTCGCCGCCTTTTTGCTCGGCGTGGGCGTGGACTTCCGGGTGGACTCGCCGCCCGAACTGCGCGAGGTGCTGCGGACCCTGGCCGGGCGCTGCCAGCAGGCGGGGGAGGGGTGAGCCCTTCTCCTGGAGGAGCGGTCTGTCCGTGCGGGTGGGCCTTTCTAGAGCATTTGACAAAATGAGGCGTTCTGGTTTTGACCCTCTACCTTGATGGGAGAGGGCCTCGCGCAGCGAGGGGTGAGGGTGTCTTTTTCTGTCAAATGCTCTAGGCAGGCGGCCAAAAGTTCAGACTGTGAGAGGCGCACACTCGGAAACATGACGACGTTGTCCCCCGCCCGACGCTCCTTCTGGCAAGACACCCACCCGAGCGCGGTGCTGGCGGGACTGATTGCCGTCGTCATCGGCTGGGCGGGGCCGAACGTGCTGATCTACTCGGTGCAGCAGGCCGGGCACCTCAGCGACGCGGCGGCGATGTCGTGGCTGTGGGGCCACGCGGTGATTACGGGCATCGTCGGGATTTACCTCAGCCTGCGGACCCGGATGCCGATTCTTTCCACCTGGTCCACGCCGGGCATCGCGCTGCTCGTCACCGCCCTGCCGGGGATGCCCTTTGCCGAGGCGGTGGGGGCTTTTCTGGTGTCGGCGGCGCTCGTCTTTTTGCTCGGCACCTTCGCGCCGCTCACCCGCGCGGTGCAGGCGATTCCCACCCACCTCGCCGCCGCGCTCAACGCCGCTATTTTGCTGCCCTTCGCGTTCAAGGCGGTGCAGGCGTTCGGCACCCAGCCGCTGCTGGTGGGGCTGATGGTCGTGACCTATTTCCTGGGCCGGCAGTTCGCCCCGCGCTGGGCGGTGGCGCTGGTGCTG from Deinococcus radiodurans R1 = ATCC 13939 = DSM 20539 includes these protein-coding regions:
- a CDS encoding 3-keto-5-aminohexanoate cleavage protein — encoded protein: MPSLQVCLNGARSQAEHPAVPHTPAELTRDVAQLFAAGARAFHLHVYRGGQQTLAPEAVADTLHAIRAVCPDAELAISTAEGIAATPAERARLVAGWTAWPDTLCVNLSETGIDDVLALAEARGVALEAGLWTPADVQKFRTLQHLSWRRVLLEPLSGDPDTAHAELTILLGALNDFRPDLPRLAHGIDDATWPLLRRAAALGFESRIGFEDVLTLPDQSTPAGNLDLYQAGRRLMRAGEAEASRLAHHRT
- a CDS encoding DinB family protein codes for the protein MSDKLLLSPAELLAHWQGHRDLTRRVIEAFPEEGFAAHHAPDMRPFQAMACELAGMVEYQLDWFRRGQPTWDENDQKKELPGRAELLAWWDKLTAELGAEVPQVSTEMWATPATTPFGKMSPLMSVMYLIDNEVHHRGQGYVYLRELGVTPPAFYERRNLPPLG
- a CDS encoding DsrE family protein yields the protein MSDLKLVLHVSEADRWHAVLSNLVNLTALEDRPEVRVVVNGSAVYVLQGEHDQLAQMAKAAAAGVTFQICNNSLRAHDIPAANLPNWAQTVPAGVLALAEAQRGGFAYIKP
- a CDS encoding helix-turn-helix transcriptional regulator, yielding MTYDPSLRVLTVLELLQAREEVTGAELARRLEVSPRTVQRYVARLQDLGIPVEGRRGVGGAYRLKPGFRLPPLMFTGEEALALALGLRALQHLGLSDLLPAAEVAGAKLSRTLPPELRDTVAALEQVAQLSVSPWVTSTDARLLTTLFQAAREGQRAELTYRSGAAQHTEREVEVYRVVHVDGRWYAVGHCRLRGALRCFRLDRIETCRLREETFTPPADFDALAFLQQELPAAHPYEISVWLAAPPEHLRGAVSVWHTDLRAEEDGTRMTCQRENLHSFAAFLLGVGVDFRVDSPPELREVLRTLAGRCQQAGEG